Sequence from the Sander lucioperca isolate FBNREF2018 chromosome 16, SLUC_FBN_1.2, whole genome shotgun sequence genome:
ATTTCTATAGGTGTTGGGAACAGTTCCCACCATTTCCATTAACAAGACAGAGGGCTGCCAGGTCTACCTGAGTAAGGACTCCCTCAACTGTGACATCGTCAGTGCTAAGAGCTCCGAGATGAACATCCTGGTACCACAAGATGATGAATATGTGAGTGTCTGAGATAAGGGACAAGGAGAGGatctctgaatgtgtgtgaatccAGTGTTTTCCTGAATCTTTCATGTGTGCAGTTCTAATTTCACAGCTGCATTTACTGTTTTCTTCTTGGTTGTTCTACAGAGGGAGTTTCCGGTACCGGAGCAGTTCAAGACTGTTTGGGATGGCTCCAAACTGGTGACAGAGCCCACTGAGATCGCAGGCTGATTAATGCGTCCTCACCACTAGCACACAAAGCGTCATCACCATTGATTTAAATCTCTCCGTCCGAGATATACAAGGGATTGCTGCAACAGATTCACTTTTGGTCCGCTCATTGTTCCTGCATTTGTGATTTCATGTCTTTCTAGCACTTTGAAAGCTGTTGATTAAGGTGAACCATTAAGTAGGTTGATTATCCCTCTCTTCAAAACACATCCCTACAGAATATATGGATATCTCAGGCTTAAGTCCCACAAACTGTAATGTATTTACCTTTTCTTACATTTCTGTGCCATGGCAATACAAGCATTTGTGTAATAGAATATGTAACTGTTGAAATATAAGCAATTATATTTCAGCATCATTACGACTGTACTCTATCTACATTCACTGTATGAGAGTTGAAGCACAGTTTAGACCACAACAGCAGTTTCACATTGTTTTACAGAAAAGGCTATGCGCATGCATATATGACATTCAGTGGCCAACCAGACGATAATAAATTAAGTGTAGGACTATTGGTATATTTTCTATCTAATGAAACGTGTCTTAGTTTCTTTAAATGCGTATAGTGCATGGTAGTCATGTAGCACTGTTGCACTTATTGAGTGAAGTTTATGCATCACTGCTCACTATATTTTGCATTGACGGCAGAtagtgtatgtacagtataatcaATCAGCTCAGACGAATGTAACAATGTCAGGTGTTCTGCAGAAGGTATTAAATCAACTTAAAAATAGTAAACTTCATACTTGGCTACTAGTTTATCTCAATATTAAGAAATCAAGGTACAAGCTCTGCATTTGTACACCTTTAAAGACTAACAGTAGTAGTAACTTGAGCACTTCCTCGTCTATATATTACTTTGTCCTAACATGTAGCACATGGCACCAGCATAAGATAGAGAAGATAGTGTGAACACCAGAAAcgctttttaaaacttttaatttaCATGAAAACAAATTGATGTAACTGTGTAccatttttcaaataaaatcaaaactcAGTTCTTGCTTGTTAGTGTTATTGCAAAACAAAGTTGCACCTTGCAAGATATTTCAGCAttgtagagaccaaaaacaagaaaataataCCTGGTATAGACTGAAACATCCGGGAAAGTACAAAAGATTTACAGGTAAGGAAAGGTAAGAGTCACAGAAAATATATCAATAGTTTTAATGTAGCTAAAAGTAAATCAGTCAGGTCATTAtggaaacaaacaagatatatcaGTTCATAACTGATTTCAAGCTCTAGtagcacagaaaaacaaatatttttaaaagtagACATCAATTATCTACATCCAGACTATATGACATTTCAAAGGCTCCTTTCAGTGTTTGATCACCATATTTCCCTGAGAGTCTTGAGTAAAGAGCatctcgtcttcctcctcctgctccatcAGAGATTTGTAAGTGCTCTTTCTCACCATCCCAGAGCTGATGTTACTCTGATCTTTGAGAGGACTCCTGACTTGCAGACCTCTGTGTGCTATTACCCTGAAGCCCTCAGAGTCCTGGGTGAACAACATGGCCAGACTGTCCTCATCAACCTCTCCGCAGGAGGGCTGCGATACTAGTTTTTTTGGAGGAGAGCTGCTTGGTATTTTCCATTTGAACGGTGACTCAAGGCTCTCCTTTTTATCAGCTCTTTTCCACAGCTGCTCTGGAATACATTTTCGAGGTGATGCAGTTTTTGGTTCTGTCCATTTATGATTTGAAAGAGGCTCAATATGAGTGAGAGGTGAGTGCTTTCTTGGGGACTTAGAAGAcaaaaatctgatgttttcttTCTCATCATCCATCCGAGAAGAATGAAAGTGGTTTTGAGTCGAGGTCCTCCCTTCCACAGCAATCTGGATACCAAAGGCTTCCTCACTTTGTAGACTGTTAGGGAAACTCTGCTCAGAGTCACTAAAGTTCTTTGCTGTGATGTTTTTCAGGTTAGTCGGGTAAGATCCACCTTCAGAATATTGGCTACAGGTAAGCAGTGGGTCCTGACTCCATGCCTGTGGAAGAGGTTGACTGTCACCTGGCAAAGAGGAGGCTGCAGTGAGCCTCCTCTTACTCTGTGGTGGGTTTATCTCCTCAAACTGCTCTTCTTCAAACTCATAGTACACGTTTTGAGAAGGTGTATGGCTTGCAGCTGGCTCCTGCCATTCTGCTGCTTCAGGCTCACTCACATTTTCACTTTTCCACTCACGATCCACACAAGGCTCAGAGTTATAGAAGTCAAACATTTCAAGATCTATTTCACGCCTTCGCTTTGTCCCCGATACTACAGGTGTGGGTGCAGTTAAGGCACGTGTGGACGAGGTAGATGGTGAAGAAGGCCGCACTGGATCCATGTTTGGTACTTCAGAAGTAGACATCTTATTGAGAACTTAAGGCAGAAGGTATAAACAAATGTTAtgttaacaaaaaaagaaatggaatgTGTCAATTTACGCATTCAAGCAGCTAAGTCAATGGTCTACTGCAGCTTTATCAGCTTCTGACTGATTCAGTTGAAGATGACAATACTCATGACAAAAAATGGCTTGACAACCTGATGACAGCAGAGTTTTTTGCAACATACCTCTGCGCTGAGGTGTGAAGAAGGTTGATATAGAGCTCTGTTTGGTCTTTGGCATCTCCATTTTGGTCTGAGTGAAGTTGAGAGCCACAGCCAAATTGTATGCTCTGCCTCCAGCGAAGGGATTCAGCAGTTTAGAAATAGGACGGGCGAGTCGTTTCTAAAACATAAGATTAAATTGTGATCCTACTTATATATTCACGTACAATAACCATGTAGGAGGCTCCTGATAAGATGATATTACTTACTAATAATGATATACTGTAAGTGGTTTTGTGTGTTATTAACATCTGCTGTGAACAATGTATTACATGTATTAATTCACTGCTGTTTTGAGAGGTAATGAAATAGCCATTCAGTCAGAATTTAAAGCTAGTTTCCACAATTACCTGTTTAGCTTTTCCTTTCAGTTGCACAGTGTCCAGCCAAACACCACATTCCTCTTGAGCAGAGGTCTGCTCTGCTGGTTTGGAGGTCTTCATGGTGGAGAGTGAAGGACAGATCTATACAATACATTCAATAAAAATATCATATGTGAGTGGTAGGATAATCTAGATTCAACTGATATAATAGGAGCAATACTATAGTCCTGTAATGGTTGTGTTTAAAGACTTGTATGTCTTTACTGTTAAAGCTTTAATGAAGATTGAGGAAAAACTGAGCCaccagcagctaacgttaatctAGGCTTACTGTAACGTTAACAGTTTCAACAGTAATGAATGAATGTGTCCTACATCATCGTTTATTGTTTTAACTGATACGCAGCTTGCTATCAGTCCAATTTTCCGTTGACTTTTCTTAATATTAGCTAATCATCATTTTACCATCATAAGTCACAAAACTGATGTTGACCatagatataaatatatatctgtAGATGTTGACTAACGCTAACGTTATCATCTGTTATCCAACGTCGCTAACAGCTAGGTGGTATTTAATAATCACAGCCTTACTCTGGTTCTCCATATAACATAAATGATTAAATCATATTTGAACTTACCTCATAAACTTACACAGTGGTGTTTTCAACTTTCCTTTGCGCTTTCTTAAACTCAATTTACAACGTTTGGTACATAAATTCGTCCTCGTTACTGTTTGTTTGATTCTGGCGCTTCGACGATGGGCTGCCTCTGATGTTTGACTGAGTGAAAATTATTAGATGTGGTCAAGCCTAAAAATATGTTCTTTACTTCTCATTTTAAATGGAAGATATGAATAACCCTAATAAAGAGTACATATGTTTGAAACACCAGTGATAAtcttaaaaagtattaatgTTTAGTGAGGCACAATGGACACCTAATATTTTGACGTCTGCGGGTCCTCACAGGAAGGTGTGTTTACATTGACGTCACAGCAGTTTGCCGAAAGGGTAGGTAAAGTGTCTTTTAATTTCGTTGATTAAACActgatatataaaaaaatgctgCCGGATTCTTACCTGTTACCACAATAATGGTCACTAATACAAACTTCAGTGTTCACAAACAACTACCTGTATGGCCCAGTTATAATAAATCATTAAGGAAGTGCTTACGAGCTAGCCTCGACAGCTAACTTCGGGCTCGCTATTTCGGCAAAACAAATAGGCTGCTGATGATCGGCTTTCTGTAGCTAAAAGGTTTTCCCTTTAGCGTATTCTCCGTGAATCAGCTAATACTTCGAGTAAAACAACGTTTTTTAACTCAGCGCGGCAGCATTGTACGCTTTTGTGTTGTTGTAGCCAACCTGTACTTATCGGACTTCTGTTCTAAACAGCGAACGTCTGCCTTTTCATATGGTAACAATTATATGGTGTTAATCAGTTCAATTGAGAATAACGAACGTCAGGATGTCGCCCCTAAAGCTGGATTTAAAAGAAACTAAGGTTGATAATTATTTCTGATAtgtcccttttttttaattgttgaaACATAATTTGAACCTGACTGGTGGGGACCTGTGTAACTTACTGTTGATCCAATACATTTAATTAAGTTGCAGAGCTATAAATACCTCTTAACACTTGCCTGGGTTTCCCTCAGGAAAATGTTTAGCCGTGGTGACAAGCCACCTAAATCCTGATCCATCTCTTATGGCCTAAACAATAGCcacacttattattattattattattattattatttagcacTTGCTATGTAAAATTCCACATATGATATTCTTACCTTAagttttttactttgtaaaagTGTTAATGTTTTATGATACTAGTGAAGGGTTTAAATCTTGCctgatataatatataacagtatatacatatgtaaagTTTCTTGTCTATGCACCAAAACACCAaatcaaattccttgtatgtgaaaACCTACCTGGCAATAAACCGGATTCTGATACCAAAAAGTAGTAGATCTTGTAAACCACTTGTGGCTTGGAAGTTGTATTAACGGTGTTTCAGTCTAACAGTGCTCTCCTTGGAtcttatcagaatcagaatcagaatcagaaatactttaataatcccagggggaaattattttgttaccactccaggtataaaaacaacatatacaaacaacatatattatccagacttttaacatatataataaaaacaattatacagtaataataaatacaatatgaaatgtacagtgttaatgttaatgtgcaAATATTAAATGCTAAAAGTGATAATCCAGAAAATGTCTTCTATTCATTCTAAATACCCTTGAgcactgtttctgtttttacacTACCCTGCAGTATAAAAAGACAAGTTCCTTAATTTAACACGCATTTAATATCAATAATACTTTGAGAGAAACTCACCTATAAGTCAGGACAGTCCCTACTACATataacaacatttaaaaaatttgtggaaaaaaacttttattcATTAATAGTGGGAACGTGTTTTAGCTGGTTGTTTTGGTCACAATTATTAGTTAGTTATTAGACACATTGTAACTTAAATCTTTTTCAGATCAAGTTCTGATACATCAACATCATGTTCCATGGGATACCAGTTACAGGAGGTGTGGGAGGAGGTAAGACATTCAAATAAATCTAATGTCTACAATGTTAGTTATTTAAATTGTTCAATCATCCTCCTTTCAACAGTAAATTACAAGTAATGTCACTTAAAGCATGTCGTTATTTTTTCCCACAGCTCCTGCCAATAAGCCTGAGTTATATGAGGTAAATGGAACTACTTTTGAATGCTTTAATTAAGGCTTGGGAAATAGTTATTTCAATTtacacctttaaaaaaacaaccaaatggAACTACAATGATCTGattattttcactttttcaaattGTCCACTGAACTGTTCCTGGAAGATAACCAAACGTACCATTTTCATGGATGCTAATTCTACAAGAAATGTTTCAATCAAACtgaactaaaaaaaataatttgattgtACTTGTTAGCATTAGTGAAGGCCTTCACCACAATTCATGTCTTTTCAGGAGGTGAAATTATACAAGAATGCAAGAGAACGAGAGAAGTAAGTGTCATATATTACTAATTACTAGCCTATTATGAACACATAGTAACCCAggtatttataaaatatatactttatttaGTCAGGAAATCACATTGAGATCAAGATCTCATTTGCAAGTGAGACCTGAGTACAAAgtgaaatatcaaacaaaaacacccaatgaaaataaaattaaaattaaaaaaaaaagatttaaatatCAAGAATGCACAAGAAGCTAGTGTTGTAACACCTCCtttttaaccctgtttctgaAGGTATGATAATATGGCAGAGTTGTTCGCTGTCGTCAAGACCCTTCAGGCTCTGGAGAAGGCTTACATCAAAGACTGCGTCACACCTAATGAGTGCGTCTTACTTAagtttatattttgtgtttaaaagacaagaaaatttCACATGTGACTTTGattgtatgtttttattaatgtgCAGGAGTTGTCTGTTTCAGGTACACTGCTTCCTGTTCCAGGCTGTTGGTTCAGTATAAGGCTGCTTTTAAACAGGTGCAAGGCTCTGATGTGGGCTCCATTGATGATTTCTGCAGAAAGTACAGAGTGAGTTCTCTTTTGGAGCACAGATGATTTTATGACTCATTTGACTTTGtttgtaaacatttttaaaaatgggcCATGGAATTGTTctatcatatattttttttttaagagtttttCTTAGTAAGGATGTTACTCTTATCATTTTGTTTCCTAGCTCGACTGCCCACTAGCAATGGAAAGAATCAAGGAGGATCGACCAATCACCATCAAGGATGACAAGGGCAACCTGAACCGCTGCATTGCAGATATAGTTTCTGTacgtcctctctcctctctatcaTATTAAACAGTCAGCGCAAACGGGAAGCTTATTTTGAAAGTGTGCCAGATTAAAACTTGTTGCAgtcgtatttaaaaaaataataatatttagtgGTTGAAGTGGTTTCAGGTAATTTGGCTCATCCTGTGGTTACTCATTGAAGAATGTGAATGAGTATTGCCAGCCATATCCACTGCCAACTTTGATCTCAACTCATAAAATCCAACAAACTAATAAATCTGTGCACAGACAGTGTGATTCTGGCAAAGAATGTGTGCCCTGTTTGTGTTGCCgccagtaaaaataaaaaaaatttcattTTTCTTGTTGGTGATTGTGGAAGTCGGAAAGTATGTTGAGCATTGTCTCATTGTCTTTCAGCTCTTCATCACTGTGATGGACAAGCTGAGACTGGAGATCAGGGCCATGGATgaggtaaataaaaaaagtgtaaaacttaAATAACACACAGACTAAAAACAACTGATTAACTGATTATTTTCTATTGGTCCAGATCCAGCCAGACCTGAGGGAACTGATGGAAACAATGAACAGAATGAGCAACATGCCTCCAGACTCGGAGGCTAAGGACAAAGTCAGCCTCTGGTTAGTTCCACTGGGCCGCCCAGTTTACAGTGTTTATGTTTAGCCTTGTGCCAGTTCAGTGTAGGATGCTTATTTTAgccacaatgacacacacatacatgcgtGATGATTGTGTCCACAAGTTAAACTAATTCTACTTTCACTGATGAATACTCATTCAATCCATGTATAATCATTTGCAGCAGACTATTTGTGATAGGTAAATGCTGTGGTATAACGAGTCAGACAAAAGCTGGGTCTAGAACTtgtaacttatttattttttttatataatactGAGTTTTTGAAGTGGTAGTCATGtttaaatatattgtttttgtacCTCAGATAGATCCGAGATTGATTGTCGGCCGTTTACATTTCTAGACATTGTTTTTCGATTATTTGCTCTCCTTATGCGTGGGGCACGGAGCAACATGTACTATTTATTATGTTAAAGCATCTTTGCAGTTGACAAAAACTGAATTAATGGCTCAGGAGGCCACAAGTTGTATTATGAAAATCAATAAGTAGAATTTGACATTTCCTTgactgcatgtacagtataagtTTAACTACTTTATAATCAAGTCTGTCATAAGTCTTAACAGCTTTGTCCTAACTCTCATCTACCttgatttgtatttgttcaCATCAGGTTGACCACCCTCAGCAGCATGTCAGCCTCAGATGAGTTGGATGATAATCAGGTGCGCCAGATGCTATTTGATCTGGAGTCAGCCTACAATGCATTCAACCGCTTCCTCCATTCCTCCTAAAGCATCTGTCCATCATTGATCCATCTGTCTGAAATTCTGACTCTATATCTATTAATATctattaagttaaaaaaaaataattaaacacTCTACTTTCTCTTTCTAGCTATTAGTAGAGAGTGGATTTATTTCTGTGCAGGTTTTCTGTCTCATATCCTCCCGATTCTTACCTGCTGTTTGCTTCCTATGTCCTTTATTTATGTGGTGTACTATTCAAACTTCACGGCCTTGCATACTACACTGTGTCTGGTACATCATGCTGCCTGCAGCCTTGCCCACCAGGCCTGCCCTGTGCTGCGATATGCTCCATTGGCCTCTTTTCTAGACAAACCTGTGCGATAAATCCTTTAACATGGCTGTTTATTCTGCCCTTGACAAAACAGTTTACTTCTAACTTTGTACTGTAATATCAAAAAGTTCTAATTTTATACTTAAGTTTTGCATAGCATTAACAAAGAAGCATGATACAATTATATTTGGCAAAGTCTGCACATGAAGAAAAGGTTGCAACAGCCAAAGCCTTTGTATTATTGGAAagataaatatttttcttttctttttggtaCCATAATTCTATCCAATGCCTGCCACTTGGGGTCATAGGAGCATTTTTTTGTTCTGTAtaccattttgtttttctatcaCACTTATTTTTACTGCAGAAATCTGAAACAGTTTTTGTAGATAGAATAAAAGAAGCTGACAGACagaaatatagaaaataaatgcAGCTGAAATAATTTTAGACTTTGGAATTTAAGATAAAAATTGACTTATTTAATGATTATATTGAAACTATGGTGGAAGGACTTGTTTGTGTACATTTTCTAGCCCTTTTTTCTGTTAACATACCTAATCAATGTTTCCATAATAAGTGAGGGTCACATGAAGTGGGTAAAAGTGAGTTGGACACATCCCATGCTTATTGTGCTTGCTAAATATGTTTCAACTCTCAAACACCATTAGGGAGAACATGTTTATTAAGATGTATCATTGTAAATAATAGTTTTGATTTTTAAACAAGAGCATGTAACACCTTTTTAGAAATAAAGATGAAAATCTACCTCTAACTTCATCTGTGTTGTGCGAATAAGATCGAATTTGTGTAGAGTTTTGTCTATGCAGTGTCCAAAACTATTTAACTTGTGACATGTTTAGAAATATAATAAGGGTAGCAAGTGATTTAGAAGAAATTAAGAACTTTGTCTAAATAAAATAGTCTAGTAGAAAAGGTTCTCTGAATTAAATGAGTAAATATCTGGTCAAAGAATGAGTAAACAAGACTAAGAATCTGATTGAATGTTCAAATACCCAGCTCTAATACTAACTGACCACAGGATTTTTGTCTGTTACAATTAgcataatataaaaaagaagtcttaaatatttatttttgtacagTGCCCATCTATAAGACGGGTCCACAAGACAATAAACACAAGAcccattttaattactttaggTGTGATTTCCTATCAAATGTTCTGCTGACAAGCCCACTTGCTTAGAACGTAACGTCCCCAGTTTGCAATTCAGGGGTTTCTGTTATAAAGTTGTGGTCTCTAAGCCCAAGTTCAAATGACTAGTCTTTGGTAAAAGCacatttgctttattgcttATTGCTCTGGACTTAATTGTAGACGATCGACCAAAAATATTTACTGTTGTAGTCTGCACGCGGCACGCCCATCAGTTTTATTTTTCCCAGGTTAGTCATTTACTTTTGCTTTTGTTTCCTCTCTGAAGTTACATTTAATATTAATGGGTTAGCCAGTGTAGATCATAGAGGCCTAGTTACGCACCTTTTGGTTTTCTACTTGCTTGTGAGGACTGGTCCCATTGCTGCAGAACTAAAACCAATAGAATAGCCGTTCATCATCAAACAGACTCTACGAGGAACTTCGTTtaaattggaacattttgaTGAAAATGTGTACAATTATAACAGAGGTCTTCGTATAATCCCAGCGCCTCAACCATCGTCTACAGCACTAATGTCCTTGAGAGCCAGATGTCCATCTCTGACTTGTACGAATGAGTGTAGCCCACCGACTGTATGGTGTAGTTAGAaagattatttgttttaatttccctTGGTGTACCAGGAAGTGTTTGTGCGGCAGCTgttcttaatacagccatgggCGGCTCCTTTAAGAACCAGGCAGCAGCGTATTGGTTACCAGGACGACAAATAATGACAAAACTCTACGGCTCATCTGTTTGCAGCAGCAGTGTGGGAGTATCCAAACTTGCAGTAAGAATTGACTTTCACCTTGAAAGATAACAACATATTCTGTACAGTGCAGGTTAAACAGTGTGTTTTCAGTCACTAGTTAGACGAGATATAGTTTAAAACGAACCTGCCGCTTTTGGAGCCaacattgattgattgaacaGTAGGCAACGCGACGTCTGACTACAAGTAACGTTACGAGATACAGAGGGTCGCATGTGGGTTGCCAGATAAGATACAAAACTACAGAAATGCTCGTTAGTTTCAAGCTGCAGCTCTGACGGAACTGGCTCCACAATTCAGTCCTTTCTACCAACCGTTttaacacctgtttcctggacATTCAAGGCCATTGATCTCTTTCAGGAATAATCAAAGTATGGTGATGCTTTCTGCATGAGCAGAGGAACGGCCTGTTGAAAGAAAATGAGCAAACATTATGAATCAACAAATGTGTCTGAGGTGGAGGACCACATTTCTCTGAAGTATGACATCAAGAAGAGACTTGGAAAAGGGGTGAGTGACTTTTTGTCTCTACTGGATTTAATGGAAGTTTATTTGAA
This genomic interval carries:
- the vps28 gene encoding vacuolar protein sorting-associated protein 28 homolog, encoding MFHGIPVTGGVGGAPANKPELYEEVKLYKNAREREKYDNMAELFAVVKTLQALEKAYIKDCVTPNEYTASCSRLLVQYKAAFKQVQGSDVGSIDDFCRKYRLDCPLAMERIKEDRPITIKDDKGNLNRCIADIVSLFITVMDKLRLEIRAMDEIQPDLRELMETMNRMSNMPPDSEAKDKVSLWLTTLSSMSASDELDDNQVRQMLFDLESAYNAFNRFLHSS
- the LOC116047468 gene encoding uncharacterized protein LOC116047468; this translates as MKTSKPAEQTSAQEECGVWLDTVQLKGKAKQKRLARPISKLLNPFAGGRAYNLAVALNFTQTKMEMPKTKQSSISTFFTPQRRVLNKMSTSEVPNMDPVRPSSPSTSSTRALTAPTPVVSGTKRRREIDLEMFDFYNSEPCVDREWKSENVSEPEAAEWQEPAASHTPSQNVYYEFEEEQFEEINPPQSKRRLTAASSLPGDSQPLPQAWSQDPLLTCSQYSEGGSYPTNLKNITAKNFSDSEQSFPNSLQSEEAFGIQIAVEGRTSTQNHFHSSRMDDEKENIRFLSSKSPRKHSPLTHIEPLSNHKWTEPKTASPRKCIPEQLWKRADKKESLESPFKWKIPSSSPPKKLVSQPSCGEVDEDSLAMLFTQDSEGFRVIAHRGLQVRSPLKDQSNISSGMVRKSTYKSLMEQEEEDEMLFTQDSQGNMVIKH